A genomic window from Gammaproteobacteria bacterium includes:
- a CDS encoding AhpC/TSA family protein yields MGKVIGKRSLVTTESKPVEIPDAKDIVHLQFRRFAGCPFCSVHLRSIAKRHDEIAAAGIREVVVFRSTEAALRRHHADTPFAVVPDPKDELYAEFGVGSGLRALLDPRALLGAMSKVIRVLPKLPGIPPWGKGVLGLPADFLIATDGRVLACQYGTHADDQWSVDELLALVRQHVSSRSACV; encoded by the coding sequence ATGGGAAAGGTGATTGGAAAACGCAGCCTTGTGACCACCGAGTCCAAACCGGTGGAAATTCCAGACGCCAAGGATATCGTTCATCTTCAGTTTCGCCGGTTCGCGGGCTGTCCTTTTTGTAGTGTGCACCTGCGCTCCATTGCGAAGCGCCACGACGAGATCGCCGCAGCGGGCATCCGGGAAGTGGTCGTGTTCCGCTCGACCGAAGCGGCGTTACGGCGTCATCATGCCGACACACCTTTCGCGGTTGTTCCGGATCCCAAGGATGAACTGTATGCCGAGTTCGGGGTCGGGTCCGGGCTGCGGGCACTGCTCGACCCGCGCGCTTTATTGGGGGCGATGTCCAAGGTCATCCGCGTGCTTCCCAAGCTTCCGGGTATACCGCCGTGGGGCAAGGGCGTGTTGGGGCTTCCCGCCGATTTTCTGATTGCGACCGATGGGCGCGTGCTTGCGTGCCAGTACGGAACGCACGCCGACGACCAGTGGTCGGTGGACGAGCTCCTCGCTCTGGTTCGTCAGCACGTATCGTCGAGGAGCGCCTGCGTTTAA
- a CDS encoding sigma-54-dependent Fis family transcriptional regulator — MSVKGRSVILVVNNEEKIRASLHRCLIEDYTVVTAATAEEALRLLEGREVDLVLCDQWMPEMSGVEFLHQLRVSHPEVVRILITDYTDPHDIIKAINEAAVYQFVPKPWQPEQLQLIIKRALESCELARRHRYLSRELKFAEDVLWRQNDRMVRLLQDIYEFDKLVFASDAMVEVCNLARKAAATDLPVLIQGETGTGKELMARAVHFFSTRKSFPFLAQNCGAFPDELLHSELFGHKRGAYTGAISDRLGLFPAADGGTVFLDEISEVSPSFQVSLLRFLQEGEVKPLGTHQTRQCNVRIVAATNRPLAELVEQGQFRRDLYYRLRGFEINIPALRERPEDIPVLAEHAVHKYAASINRKIAGIASEVIQRLKHYAFPGNVRELENEMRRMVAMAEDGEILTVKHMSPELMRLTAPPDKTLPTDFLAGAGALKERVEALETHLVAQMLLKHKWNYSRAARELGLSRVGLANKIKRYKLDQKPI, encoded by the coding sequence ATGAGTGTTAAAGGTCGTTCGGTCATCCTCGTTGTCAACAACGAAGAAAAAATCCGCGCGTCCCTCCACCGCTGTCTCATAGAAGACTACACCGTAGTGACGGCCGCAACGGCGGAAGAGGCATTACGACTGCTCGAGGGCCGAGAGGTTGATCTGGTACTGTGCGACCAATGGATGCCGGAGATGAGCGGCGTGGAATTCCTCCACCAGCTGCGCGTCTCTCACCCGGAAGTCGTGCGCATTCTCATCACCGACTATACTGATCCGCACGACATTATCAAGGCGATCAACGAGGCGGCGGTGTATCAGTTCGTGCCCAAGCCGTGGCAACCGGAGCAATTGCAACTCATCATCAAGCGCGCCTTGGAGAGCTGCGAACTCGCGAGACGCCATCGCTACTTGAGCCGCGAACTCAAGTTCGCGGAAGACGTGTTGTGGCGGCAAAACGACCGTATGGTGCGCCTGCTGCAGGATATCTACGAGTTCGACAAGCTGGTATTCGCCAGCGATGCGATGGTTGAGGTCTGCAATCTCGCGCGCAAGGCGGCAGCCACCGATTTGCCGGTCCTCATTCAAGGCGAGACGGGGACGGGGAAGGAGTTGATGGCGCGGGCGGTGCATTTTTTCAGCACCCGCAAATCGTTCCCTTTCCTGGCGCAAAACTGCGGTGCTTTTCCCGATGAACTCTTGCACTCGGAACTGTTCGGGCACAAGCGAGGCGCCTACACCGGCGCAATCAGCGACCGGCTGGGCCTATTTCCGGCAGCGGATGGCGGCACAGTGTTCCTCGACGAAATATCGGAGGTCTCGCCCTCGTTCCAGGTCAGCCTGTTGCGCTTCTTGCAGGAGGGAGAAGTAAAGCCCCTGGGTACCCATCAAACCCGGCAATGCAATGTGCGCATCGTTGCCGCCACCAACCGGCCGCTGGCGGAACTGGTGGAACAAGGCCAGTTTCGCCGCGATCTTTACTACCGGTTACGCGGTTTTGAGATCAATATTCCGGCGCTGCGCGAGCGGCCCGAGGATATCCCGGTGCTTGCGGAACATGCCGTCCACAAGTATGCAGCATCTATCAACCGCAAGATCGCCGGTATCGCCTCCGAAGTCATCCAGCGACTCAAGCATTATGCCTTCCCGGGCAACGTGCGCGAGCTTGAAAATGAGATGCGCCGTATGGTGGCCATGGCCGAGGATGGAGAAATACTCACGGTCAAGCACATGTCGCCTGAGCTTATGCGCCTGACGGCGCCGCCGGACAAGACCCTGCCAACGGATTTCCTGGCCGGCGCAGGCGCGCTCAAGGAACGTGTCGAGGCCTTGGAGACGCATCTGGTCGCACAGATGTTGCTTAAGCACAAATGGAATTACAGCCGCGCGGCCCGTGAACTGGGTCTTTCGCGCGTCGGGCTTGCCAACAAGATCAAGCGCTACAAACTCGATCAGAAACCCATTTAG
- the guaB gene encoding IMP dehydrogenase: MRVAQDALTFDDVMLVPAHSTVLPAQVQLTTQLTRNIRLNIPLLSAAMDTVTEGRLAISIAQEGGVGIVHKNMTIEEQVRQVRMVKKFESGVIKEPITVPPAMSIGEVLGLMRANNISGVPVVDREDLVGIVTNRDLRFETHFDAPVSTIMTPKDRLITVKEGTERERVVELLHKHRIEKVLVVNSKFQLRGLITVKDIQKAKENPQACKDDLERLRIGAAVGTGQGTDERVAALVAADVDVIVVDTAHGHSQGVLDRVRWVKKNFPDVQVIGGNIATAEAAHGLVKAGADAVKVGIGPGSICTTRIISGVGVPQVTAISNVAEALAGSGVPVIADGGIRYSGDVAKAIAAGAYSVMIGSMFAGTEEAPGEIELYQGRSYKSYRGMGSLGAMTRQAGSSDRYFQEGAEAEKLVPEGIEGRVPYKGSLQAIVHQLMGGLRASMGYTGCENIEEMRTKPKFVRVTLAGMRESHVHDVTITKEAPNYQID, from the coding sequence ATGCGTGTCGCTCAAGACGCCCTCACCTTTGATGATGTCATGCTGGTCCCGGCCCACTCCACGGTGCTCCCCGCCCAGGTCCAGCTAACGACTCAGCTTACACGAAATATCCGGCTTAATATCCCGTTGTTGTCCGCCGCGATGGACACCGTCACCGAGGGCCGCCTGGCCATCAGCATCGCCCAGGAGGGCGGGGTGGGCATCGTGCACAAGAACATGACCATCGAGGAGCAGGTGCGCCAGGTGCGCATGGTCAAAAAGTTCGAAAGCGGCGTCATCAAGGAACCCATCACCGTGCCACCCGCGATGAGCATCGGCGAGGTGCTGGGGTTGATGCGGGCCAATAATATCTCGGGCGTGCCGGTGGTGGACAGGGAAGACCTGGTCGGCATCGTCACCAATCGCGATTTGCGCTTCGAAACGCATTTCGACGCCCCGGTTTCCACCATCATGACGCCCAAGGATCGGCTCATCACCGTGAAGGAAGGGACCGAGCGCGAGCGCGTAGTGGAGTTATTGCACAAACACCGCATCGAAAAGGTGCTGGTGGTCAACAGCAAATTTCAATTGCGCGGGCTGATTACCGTCAAGGATATCCAGAAGGCGAAGGAGAATCCGCAGGCCTGTAAGGACGATCTGGAACGCCTGCGGATCGGGGCAGCGGTGGGGACGGGGCAGGGCACAGACGAGCGGGTCGCGGCACTGGTTGCGGCGGACGTGGATGTCATCGTGGTGGATACGGCCCACGGTCATTCCCAGGGCGTGCTCGATCGAGTGCGCTGGGTCAAGAAGAACTTTCCTGACGTGCAAGTCATCGGCGGTAACATCGCCACCGCCGAGGCCGCCCATGGCTTGGTCAAGGCGGGCGCCGACGCGGTCAAGGTGGGCATAGGCCCGGGCTCGATCTGCACCACGCGCATCATCTCCGGCGTGGGCGTGCCGCAGGTGACGGCAATTTCGAATGTGGCCGAGGCCTTGGCGGGCAGCGGCGTACCCGTCATCGCCGACGGCGGTATCCGCTACTCCGGCGACGTCGCCAAGGCGATTGCCGCCGGCGCCTACTCTGTGATGATCGGCAGCATGTTTGCGGGCACCGAGGAGGCGCCGGGCGAGATCGAGCTTTACCAGGGCCGCTCCTATAAATCCTATCGAGGCATGGGCTCGCTGGGCGCAATGACCCGGCAGGCCGGTTCCAGCGACCGTTATTTCCAGGAGGGCGCCGAGGCCGAGAAGCTGGTGCCGGAAGGCATCGAGGGCCGTGTCCCCTACAAAGGCAGCCTGCAGGCCATTGTCCATCAATTGATGGGCGGCCTGCGCGCCAGCATGGGCTATACCGGCTGCGAAAACATCGAGGAGATGCGCACCAAACCGAAGTTCGTCCGCGTCACCCTGGCCGGCATGCGCGAGAGCCACGTGCACGATGTGACCATCACCAAAGAAGCGCCGAATTATCAGATTGACTAA
- a CDS encoding zinc-binding dehydrogenase, which translates to MRAIIIKEFGGPEQLVIQELPDPKPKADHVIIEVKAFGINRAETYMRKGAWSEAAKVSGVECVGLVRSDASGKFAAGQKVAAILGGMGLTINGSYAELTQVPVTNVMPFESDLSWEELAAIPESYSTVWACLHDNLALKKGQTLLIRGATSPMGQAALNVAANIGAHVIATTRKTERFALLKSLGAKETLLETPELAKQVRELHPKGVDAVLELVGNSVLLDSLSAVKRGGHLCLAGFVGGLAPLVDFNPLRQMPSGVHFSFFGSFLFGTPDFPLDVPLQTIIDRVEDGTYKAKPAKVFGFHEIQDAHRLMESYQAAGKIVVKI; encoded by the coding sequence ATGCGCGCAATTATCATCAAGGAATTTGGTGGACCGGAACAGCTGGTTATCCAGGAACTGCCTGATCCCAAGCCAAAGGCAGATCACGTAATCATCGAGGTCAAGGCTTTTGGTATCAATCGGGCTGAGACTTATATGCGGAAAGGCGCCTGGAGCGAAGCCGCTAAAGTCAGCGGGGTCGAATGTGTTGGATTAGTACGGTCGGATGCCAGCGGTAAATTTGCCGCGGGTCAAAAAGTCGCCGCCATCCTGGGTGGAATGGGACTTACGATCAACGGCAGCTATGCGGAATTGACGCAGGTGCCGGTAACCAACGTCATGCCGTTTGAGTCTGACCTCTCTTGGGAGGAGTTAGCGGCGATTCCAGAATCCTACTCTACTGTCTGGGCTTGCCTGCATGACAATCTGGCTTTGAAAAAAGGACAAACGTTACTGATCCGCGGCGCCACATCGCCTATGGGGCAAGCTGCCCTTAACGTCGCCGCGAATATCGGCGCCCATGTCATAGCCACCACACGCAAAACCGAACGCTTTGCTTTATTGAAATCCCTGGGGGCAAAGGAAACATTGCTTGAAACGCCGGAGCTCGCCAAACAGGTGCGTGAGCTGCACCCCAAAGGGGTGGATGCCGTGCTCGAGCTTGTCGGCAATAGCGTACTTTTGGATTCACTCAGTGCCGTGAAGCGCGGGGGACACCTTTGCTTAGCCGGGTTTGTTGGCGGCCTGGCCCCCCTTGTCGATTTCAACCCTTTAAGGCAAATGCCGAGCGGTGTGCATTTCAGTTTCTTCGGCAGTTTTTTATTTGGCACGCCGGACTTTCCGTTGGATGTCCCGCTACAAACAATCATCGACCGGGTTGAGGACGGCACCTATAAAGCCAAACCCGCAAAGGTTTTTGGCTTTCATGAAATCCAGGATGCCCATCGCCTGATGGAAAGCTACCAAGCCGCCGGCAAAATTGTGGTCAAGATATAA
- the guaA gene encoding glutamine-hydrolyzing GMP synthase, whose protein sequence is MNIHAHRILILDFGSQYTQLIARRVREFGVYCEIHPWDMDDAALHAFAPKGVILSGGPESVTLQGTPRAPQSVFTLGVPVLGICYGMQTMAAQLGGEVESSAHREFGYAEARARGHSELLRDIEDRTNEEGHGLLDVWMSHGDRVARLPTGFKAIASTPSAPLAGMADEARHFYGLQFHPEVTHTRQGARILQRFVLEICGCAALWTPHNIVADSLAQVRKQVGTDEVLLGLSGGVDSSVVAALLHKAIGDQLTCVFVDNGLLRLHEGDQVMATFAKHMGIKVLRVDAEQRFLHALKGVADPEEKRKHIGRLFIEVFEEEAVKLRNIKWLAQGTIYPDVIESAAAKSGKAHVIKSHHNVGGLPEKMKLKLVEPLRELFKDEVRRLGVELGLPYEMVYRHPFPGPGLGVRILGEVKKDYADTLRKADAIFIEELRKHDLYDKVSQAFAVFLPVKSVGVMGDARRYDHVISLRAVETVDFMTAHWAHLPYDVLDKISTRIINEVPGVSRVVYDISGKPPATIEWE, encoded by the coding sequence ATGAACATCCACGCCCACCGCATCCTCATCCTCGATTTCGGATCGCAATACACCCAGCTCATCGCGCGGCGCGTGCGCGAGTTCGGCGTATATTGCGAAATTCATCCCTGGGACATGGATGACGCCGCACTGCACGCCTTCGCCCCCAAGGGCGTGATTCTCTCCGGCGGGCCGGAGTCGGTGACGTTGCAGGGCACGCCGCGCGCGCCGCAGTCGGTCTTTACGCTCGGCGTGCCGGTGCTCGGCATCTGCTACGGCATGCAGACCATGGCGGCGCAGTTGGGCGGTGAGGTGGAGAGTTCCGCTCACCGCGAATTCGGTTACGCCGAGGCGCGCGCGCGCGGCCACTCCGAACTGCTGCGCGATATCGAAGACCGCACCAACGAAGAAGGCCACGGCCTGCTCGACGTGTGGATGAGCCACGGCGACCGTGTGGCGCGGTTGCCAACCGGCTTCAAGGCGATCGCGAGCACCCCGTCGGCGCCGCTCGCCGGCATGGCCGACGAGGCGCGCCATTTTTACGGCCTGCAATTCCATCCCGAGGTCACGCACACGCGCCAGGGCGCGCGCATCCTGCAGCGTTTCGTGCTGGAGATTTGCGGCTGCGCCGCGCTGTGGACGCCGCACAACATCGTCGCCGACAGCCTCGCGCAGGTGCGCAAGCAGGTCGGTACGGATGAAGTGCTGCTGGGCCTGTCCGGCGGCGTGGATTCCTCGGTGGTCGCCGCGCTGTTGCACAAGGCCATCGGCGATCAGTTGACCTGCGTGTTCGTGGACAACGGCCTGCTGCGCCTGCATGAAGGCGATCAGGTCATGGCGACCTTCGCCAAGCACATGGGCATCAAGGTGCTGCGCGTGGATGCGGAGCAGCGCTTTCTCCATGCGCTGAAAGGCGTCGCTGACCCCGAAGAAAAGCGCAAACATATCGGCCGGTTGTTTATCGAGGTGTTTGAGGAAGAGGCCGTCAAACTGCGCAATATCAAATGGCTCGCGCAGGGCACCATTTACCCCGACGTGATCGAATCCGCCGCCGCCAAGTCGGGCAAGGCGCACGTCATCAAATCACATCACAACGTCGGCGGCCTGCCTGAAAAGATGAAGCTCAAGCTGGTCGAGCCGCTGCGCGAATTGTTCAAGGACGAAGTACGCCGTCTCGGCGTGGAGCTGGGCCTGCCCTACGAAATGGTCTATCGCCACCCGTTCCCCGGTCCCGGCCTCGGCGTGCGCATCCTGGGCGAGGTGAAAAAAGACTACGCCGACACGCTGCGCAAGGCGGACGCCATTTTTATCGAGGAACTACGCAAACACGACCTCTACGACAAGGTGAGCCAGGCATTCGCCGTGTTCCTGCCGGTGAAGTCCGTGGGCGTGATGGGCGACGCGCGCCGTTACGATCATGTCATCTCCCTGCGCGCAGTGGAAACCGTGGACTTCATGACCGCGCACTGGGCGCATCTGCCCTACGACGTGCTGGATAAAATCTCCACGCGCATTATCAACGAAGTGCCCGGCGTGAGCCGCGTGGTGTATGACATCTCAGGCAAGCCGCCCGCCACCATCGAGTGGGAGTGA
- a CDS encoding alpha/beta hydrolase — MPNTTATIHYRTTNVDGVEVFYREAGSTKAPTLLLLHGFPTSSHMFRNLIPLLADQYHIVAPDLPGFGLTVAPDRSQYKYNFEKIAKTIGRFTDMIGLNRFAIYVFDYGAPIGFRLALAHPEKITAIISQNGNAYEEGLSQGWNPIQKYWQEPSEANRTALRDFLKPETTKWQYTHGVADETLIAPESYQLDSALLSRPGNDEIQLDLFLDYASNVKLYPKFQEYIRAHQPPLLAVWGKNDPFFLPPGAEAFKRDNKNAEVHFYETGHFALETHANEIGAAMRDFLARHLTIKTVKSTTR, encoded by the coding sequence TCGCACCACCAACGTTGATGGCGTGGAGGTCTTCTACCGCGAGGCGGGTTCTACTAAGGCTCCTACCCTTTTGCTGCTACATGGGTTTCCAACCTCCTCGCATATGTTCCGCAACCTTATTCCTTTGCTGGCTGACCAATATCATATCGTGGCGCCTGACTTGCCTGGGTTTGGTTTGACCGTGGCGCCTGACCGCAGCCAATATAAATATAATTTTGAGAAAATTGCGAAGACCATCGGCCGCTTCACCGATATGATCGGCTTAAACCGCTTCGCGATTTATGTTTTTGATTACGGCGCACCGATCGGCTTTAGACTTGCCCTGGCACATCCTGAAAAAATCACTGCCATCATTTCGCAAAATGGAAATGCTTATGAAGAAGGGCTCAGCCAAGGCTGGAACCCGATCCAAAAATATTGGCAAGAACCTAGCGAAGCCAACCGCACCGCCTTACGTGATTTCCTAAAGCCCGAAACAACCAAGTGGCAATACACCCATGGCGTTGCCGATGAGACGCTGATTGCGCCGGAATCCTATCAACTCGATTCCGCCCTGCTTTCGCGGCCGGGTAATGATGAAATCCAGCTCGATCTATTTTTGGATTACGCGAGCAACGTCAAGCTCTATCCGAAGTTCCAGGAATATATACGTGCGCATCAACCTCCCTTGCTGGCCGTATGGGGAAAGAATGACCCCTTCTTCCTGCCTCCTGGGGCTGAAGCCTTTAAGCGCGACAATAAGAATGCCGAGGTTCATTTCTATGAAACCGGGCATTTCGCGCTTGAAACGCATGCCAATGAAATCGGGGCGGCCATGCGTGATTTCCTTGCGCGGCATTTAACGATCAAAACGGTTAAATCCACTACGCGATAA
- a CDS encoding NAD(P)H-dependent oxidoreductase — MKLLYVKGSPRGDKSTSARVAESFLTAYRTKNPNAQIDEIDLWQEALPEFNGDSAAAKMSFFGEGTLDGVRKTAWDRIVSITQRFTSADDYLFTVPMWNGGIPYRLKLYIDIMTQPGLLFGFDPVAGYSGLLHGKRATAIYTSGVYAPGVPPAFGVDFHSTYFNDWLCFIGISEIATIRYQPTLLTNDPAAGLAAAQADAVRAGQR; from the coding sequence ATGAAACTGTTATACGTAAAAGGATCACCCCGTGGCGATAAATCCACCTCGGCGCGTGTCGCCGAATCATTTCTAACCGCTTATCGCACAAAAAATCCAAATGCGCAGATCGACGAAATCGATTTGTGGCAGGAAGCCCTGCCTGAGTTCAATGGCGACAGTGCCGCCGCAAAGATGTCCTTCTTCGGTGAAGGCACACTTGATGGCGTGCGCAAGACTGCATGGGATCGGATTGTCTCGATCACCCAGCGCTTTACCAGTGCCGACGACTACCTATTCACCGTGCCCATGTGGAATGGTGGAATCCCTTACCGGCTCAAGCTCTACATCGATATCATGACCCAGCCTGGTTTATTGTTCGGTTTCGATCCGGTGGCGGGCTATTCGGGGCTATTGCATGGCAAGCGCGCCACGGCCATCTATACAAGCGGCGTCTACGCACCCGGTGTGCCTCCTGCTTTTGGAGTCGATTTTCATTCGACTTACTTCAATGACTGGCTGTGCTTCATCGGTATCTCGGAGATCGCCACGATTCGATACCAACCTACCCTGCTCACCAACGACCCAGCTGCGGGTCTGGCTGCCGCGCAAGCAGACGCAGTCAGGGCGGGACAGCGTTGA
- a CDS encoding DUF4437 domain-containing protein — MKINKIKLLVTTIVLCASVTAVAATQDKISGGPSVNIPVTQLKYFDTGIGKNSGVGTLQAAAAYGDLQHGAHGTFIKMPAGFVSAVHSHTGEYWGVVISGVVVNGAPGSADVPLPVGSYWSQKGGELHVTKCISPNECIVFINQTVKFDEIEESKKH, encoded by the coding sequence ATGAAAATCAATAAAATTAAATTGCTGGTAACAACGATCGTACTGTGCGCCTCGGTCACTGCAGTCGCAGCTACACAAGATAAGATTTCGGGTGGCCCATCTGTCAACATACCCGTGACGCAACTCAAGTACTTCGACACAGGCATTGGTAAAAATAGTGGAGTGGGAACGTTACAAGCTGCTGCTGCTTATGGCGACCTGCAACATGGCGCACATGGAACATTTATCAAAATGCCGGCCGGGTTTGTCAGTGCTGTCCATAGTCACACTGGCGAATATTGGGGAGTGGTTATCTCAGGCGTGGTTGTAAATGGCGCACCAGGAAGCGCAGATGTGCCGCTGCCGGTAGGTTCCTATTGGTCGCAAAAAGGCGGCGAACTCCATGTGACAAAATGTATTTCTCCCAACGAATGCATTGTCTTCATCAATCAAACCGTGAAGTTTGACGAAATAGAAGAAAGCAAGAAGCATTGA